Proteins from a single region of Antechinus flavipes isolate AdamAnt ecotype Samford, QLD, Australia chromosome 2, AdamAnt_v2, whole genome shotgun sequence:
- the ANKRD63 gene encoding ankyrin repeat domain-containing protein 63 has translation MLKPKDLCPRAGTRTFLEAMQAGKVHLARFVLDALDRSIIDCRAEQGRTPLMVAVGLPDPTLRSRFVRLLLEQGAAVNLRDERGRTALSLACERGHLDAVQLLVQYSGDPEAADSAGNSPVMWAAACGHGAVLEFLVRSFRRLGLRLDRTNRAGLTALQLAAARGHGPCVQALTGPWGRAAAAAAARARGSTSDSPPGRPSAAPSPERRRPSPRRLPRPLLARFARAAGGHGGETGPGGKGSGRQRSFGNERPEFGRSMSLALGSVTEEEAARVRAAAQLPRPNSPQASGTGRWRSQELLEGKALALIKAPGGLTPHPEGGPGRGRLGLRRRSTAPDIPSLVGEAQGSDGGLEQELDSLPLTLPGQQTPWQGGTEADAVVLQAQR, from the coding sequence ATGTTGAAGCCAAAGGATCTGTGCCCTCGGGCGGGCACTCGTACTTTTTTGGAGGCGATGCAAGCTGGCAAGGTGCACCTGGCGCGTTTTGTCCTGGATGCCTTGGACCGTAGCATCATTGATTGTCGGGCGGAGCAGGGACGCACGCCGCTCATGGTGGCTGTGGGGTTGCCCGACCCCACGCTCAGATCCCGCTTCGTACGGTTGTTGCTGGAACAGGGCGCGGCCGTGAACCTGCGAGACGAGCGGGGCCGCACGGCACTGAGCCTGGCCTGCGAGCGAGGTCACCTGGACGCGGTGCAGCTGCTGGTGCAGTACAGCGGCGACCCAGAGGCGGCCGATTCGGCGGGGAATAGCCCAGTGATGTGGGCCGCCGCGTGTGGCCACGGCGCTGTGCTCGAATTCCTGGTGCGCTCTTTCCGCCGCCTTGGTTTGCGCCTCGACCGCACTAACCGCGCGGGCCTCACAGCTTTGCAGCTCGCGGCCGCCAGAGGCCACGGGCCTTGTGTCCAAGCGCTCACGGGGCCCTGGGGTCGCGCCGCCGCTGCGGCGGCCGCCCGCGCCCGGGGCTCTACGTCGGACAGTCCCCCAGGCCGGCCCAGTGCTGCGCCCAGCCCCGAGCGTCGCCGGCCTAGCCCTCGCCGCCTTCCGCGGCCCCTTCTGGCCCGCTTCGCTCGGGCAGCTGGAGGCCATGGGGGCGAGACAGGCCCCGGGGGCAAAGGTTCGGGCCGACAGAGATCGTTTGGCAACGAGCGGCCCGAATTTGGCCGCAGCATGAGCTTGGCTCTAGGCTCAGTGACCGAGGAGGAGGCTGCGCGGGTCCGGGCAGCAGCTCAGCTCCCCCGTCCGAATTCCCCTCAGGCCTCGGGCACAGGGAGGTGGCGCTCGCAGGAGCTATTGGAAGGCAAGGCTCTAGCCCTAATCAAGGCTCCTGGTGGGCTTACTCCCCATCCCGAGGGCGGTCCTGGGAGAGGCCGTCTCGGTCTGCGCCGCCGTTCTACTGCGCCGGACATCCCCAGCCTAGTGGGGGAGGCGCAAGGGTCAGACGGTGGGCTGGAGCAGGAGCTTGACTCGCTGCCCCTCACTCTGCCTGGCCAGCAGACCCCTTGGCAGGGGGGCACCGAGGCAGACGCAGTGGTCTTGCAAGCCCAGCGGTGA